A genomic region of Catalinimonas niigatensis contains the following coding sequences:
- a CDS encoding DUF983 domain-containing protein — MFKTKATNLSKFNEIKPACDVCAFRFMPESGFYQLSLYFTYAVYVAFFVIFGVATCYLLNDPPLWVYYVAVILPTIIATPWSLRYSKVVMLYVFGNVWPFKESGL, encoded by the coding sequence ATGTTTAAAACCAAAGCAACTAACCTTAGTAAATTTAATGAAATAAAGCCTGCCTGCGATGTGTGTGCATTCCGTTTCATGCCAGAATCTGGTTTTTACCAGTTATCACTTTATTTCACTTATGCGGTATATGTAGCCTTTTTTGTGATTTTCGGTGTTGCTACTTGTTATCTACTGAATGATCCTCCTTTGTGGGTGTATTATGTTGCCGTTATTCTTCCTACTATCATTGCTACTCCCTGGAGCCTGAGGTATTCCAAAGTAGTCATGCTGTATGTATTTGGGAATGTGTGGCCTTTTAAAGAGAGTGGACTGTGA
- the ric gene encoding iron-sulfur cluster repair di-iron protein, with product MNTLMQEPVGQIVNRNYRTADVFKKFGIDFCCGGKKPLQEACEKKNIDPKELEQVLLKVLNQTQEEVVNYSSWPLDLLADYIEKKHHRYVEENIPLIQQYLHKVASVHGDHHPELIEVYQLFNQCAEELGQHMQKEEQILFPYIRQLVKAQRIGSVLEAPHFGTVENPIAMMEHEHDAEGNRFARIAALCDQYNPPADACNTYKVTFAKLEEFESDLHTHIHLENNILFPQVIALEKKLNTVTLE from the coding sequence ATGAATACACTTATGCAAGAACCCGTGGGGCAGATTGTAAATCGTAATTACCGTACTGCAGATGTTTTCAAAAAATTTGGTATTGATTTTTGCTGTGGTGGCAAAAAGCCTTTACAAGAGGCATGTGAGAAGAAAAACATTGATCCAAAAGAACTAGAGCAGGTGCTGTTGAAAGTGCTCAATCAAACGCAGGAAGAAGTGGTAAATTACAGCAGTTGGCCACTGGACCTTTTAGCCGATTACATTGAAAAAAAACACCACCGCTATGTAGAAGAAAACATCCCGCTCATCCAACAATATCTTCACAAAGTGGCCTCAGTACATGGCGATCACCATCCGGAACTGATAGAGGTATATCAGCTATTTAACCAGTGTGCAGAGGAGTTGGGGCAGCATATGCAAAAAGAAGAGCAGATTTTATTTCCCTATATACGCCAGCTGGTAAAAGCTCAGCGTATAGGCAGTGTTTTAGAGGCTCCCCATTTTGGTACAGTAGAAAATCCTATTGCCATGATGGAGCATGAGCATGACGCAGAGGGAAATAGATTTGCCAGGATAGCTGCTTTGTGTGATCAGTATAATCCTCCGGCAGATGCCTGCAATACCTATAAGGTGACATTTGCCAAACTTGAAGAGTTCGAGTCAGACCTCCATACGCATATCCATTTGGAGAACAATATTCTTTTTCCCCAGGTGATTGCACTGGAGAAGAAACTGAATACAGTGACTCTGGAATAA
- the trhA gene encoding PAQR family membrane homeostasis protein TrhA, whose translation MEKKIYTRKEEIFNAVTHGVGACLAIAALVILVVLASIKGNVWHVVSFSIFGAMMVILYLVSTLYHSLTHRKAKKLFRKFDHMAIFLLIAGTYTPYCLAMLNNSLGWSIFGIVWCTTILGILMKVFYAGKKEIFSIVLYITLGWLVVLMIKPLYLLMSGQGFTFLVLGGVFYTLGTFFYVKDKMKYNHGIWHLFVLAGSTFHFFSVLSLLY comes from the coding sequence ATGGAAAAGAAAATTTACACCAGGAAAGAGGAAATATTCAATGCAGTTACCCATGGCGTAGGTGCCTGTCTGGCGATTGCAGCTTTGGTCATACTGGTGGTGCTAGCTTCCATCAAAGGAAATGTCTGGCACGTGGTGAGTTTCTCCATCTTTGGAGCCATGATGGTCATCCTTTATCTCGTATCCACGCTTTATCACAGCCTTACTCATAGGAAGGCGAAGAAGCTCTTCAGGAAATTTGATCACATGGCCATCTTCCTTTTGATTGCCGGCACCTATACTCCCTACTGTTTGGCTATGCTAAACAATTCTCTGGGGTGGAGCATATTTGGTATCGTATGGTGTACAACTATATTAGGCATTCTGATGAAAGTCTTTTATGCCGGTAAGAAAGAGATTTTTTCTATTGTACTATACATTACATTAGGATGGTTAGTGGTACTGATGATTAAACCTTTGTACCTGCTTATGTCAGGGCAAGGATTTACTTTTCTGGTATTGGGAGGAGTGTTTTACACTTTAGGAACATTTTTTTATGTAAAGGATAAGATGAAGTATAATCATGGAATTTGGCATCTGTTTGTATTAGCAGGAAGTACTTTTCACTTCTTTTCTGTATTGAGCTTGTTGTATTGA